The Vespula vulgaris chromosome 2, iyVesVulg1.1, whole genome shotgun sequence genome has a segment encoding these proteins:
- the LOC127072765 gene encoding uncharacterized protein LOC127072765 — translation MGAAKFVLGSAILGLFWSCLLMKGVLTNSTNRCDYSPCSCDHYGRLTCDCKEEGEELILSTESDRKLSPHTSRIVVSNCSSVIVANSSLTSMAGLRSVDLVNVANLSLVRHSFKLSPRSARTRISVRNCSIDVLPSFVFGGDVEAISFENVRIGQLSAFAFANLFHTDTLRLENCQIESTEAQSFKKFDVGYLHVIGGSFGEQVPSRTMNDIEVHHKFMLDGVKMGMVRSEAFIVRSPRTVAIQNCLIDGLESEAFDVTARGAVIIKNNTFGSLAVGAFLGIRADPETRPPPASSSSANLHDLIFKNNSMSTFEEGSLMFDRSSFRPELDDLLVKQPCDCQMLPLWRNNVLNYTNVYSRFYMRQNAVMPPILSSQDSIETPETFLFCVDGHAEDATTASFTDYEARHCSLGGSMLVLILVIVGILATLLILACLIVWCCKRRRRNDRKRWMSVPTNAPDVVSKKNGVIGRETATSGTPVDSRITMVVPDGRLYRETEFHVIVEKAEPLTTEL, via the exons ATGGGAGCAGCGAAATTCGTGCTCGGTAGTGCGATTCTCGGACTCTTTTGGAGCTGTTTGCTGATGAAAGGTGTCCTGACGAATTCGACGAACAGGTGCGACTATTCGCCCTGCTCCTGCGATCACTACGGCAGGTTGACCTGCGACTgcaaagaggaaggagag gaATTGATCCTGAGCACGGAAAGCGACAGGAAGTTGAGTCCGCACACGAGCCGGATAGTCGTGAGCAATTGCTCGTCCGTGATCGTAGCAAACTCGAGTTTGACGTCGATGGCTGGTCTACGATCAGTGGATCTGGTGAACGTGGCAAATCTCAGCCTAGTCCGGCATAGCTTCAAACTTTCGCCTCGCAGCGCGCGCACAAGGATATCCGTGAGGAACTGCAGCATCGACGTGCTTCCTAGTTTCGTGTTTGGTGGCGACGTGGAAGCGATAAGCTTCGAGAACGTGAGGATAGGTCAGTTGAGCGCATTCGCCTTCGCGAATCTCTTTCACACGGATACCCTCAGGCTGGAGAATTGTCAGATCGAGAGTACGGAGGCGCAATCCTTCAAGAAGTTCGACGTGGGATACTTGCACGTGATCGGTGGTAGTTTCGGAGAGCAAGTGCCGAGCCGTACGATGAACGACATAGAGGTACACCACAAGTTCATGCTCGACGGTGTTAAAATGGGTATGGTTAGGAGCGAAGCATTCATAGTTCGGAGTCCACGTACCGTTGCGATTCAAAACTGTCTGATCGACGGTCTCGAGAGCGAAGCCTTTGACGTGACGGCTCGAGGAGccgtaataataaagaataacacCTTCGGTAGTCTAGCCGTGGGTGCGTTTCTCGGTATACGAGCGGATCCAGAAACGAGGCCACCACCGGCTTCCTCCTCTTCCGCGAATTTACACGACCTCATATTTAAGAACAACAGCATGTCTACGTTCGAGGAAGGTTCACTGatgttcgatcgttcgagctTTCGCCCGGAACTCGACGATCTCTTGGTAAAACAGCCCTGCGACTGCCAGATGTTACCCTTGTGGAGGAATAACGTTCTAAATTACACAAACGTATATTCGAGATTCTACATGAGGCAAAACGCAGTGATGCCGCCGATTTTATCATCCCAAGACTCGATCGAAACACCAGAAACATTTCTCTTCTGCGTGGACGGCCACGCGGAAGACGCGACTACAGCGAGCTTTACCGATTACGAAGCACGACATTGCTCTCTCGGTGGATCGATGCTCGTACTTATACTCGTCATAGTCGGCATTCTCGCTACCCTTCTCATCCTCGCCTGTCTGATCGTTTGGTGTTGCAAAAGACGACGTCGGAACGATAGAAAACGATGGATGAGCGTACCGACGAATGCACCGGACGTCGTCTCGAAGAAGAATGGCGTAATCGGTAGAGAAACAGCCACGTCGGGTACTCCGGTAGACAGCAGGATAACTATGGTCGTGCCTGATGGCAGACTTTACAGGGAAACCGAGTTTCACGTAATCGTCGAAAAGGCCGAACCCTTGACCACGGAATTGTAA